From one Humulus lupulus chromosome 8, drHumLupu1.1, whole genome shotgun sequence genomic stretch:
- the LOC133796320 gene encoding probable transcription factor At1g11510: MEYEEAVVPDSQSDSSDSDQSMPNQTTDSKAMPLPTLKLSSKKDLDLIKNERLKKQLADSKAMPPPPPVKLHTTQSDLEKKKKKKLADCEAMPPPGLKRPKQTVLDLSQEATTAIGSVSTLEKKKKKKKKNKKKNQEDAALAIDSKPTFKKKKKKKKKKSKHDLILSMMEDGNGTVSTSKEKKMKQVLQVADKAEAEAGVGVADSCDRVWSECDEIFVLQNIIEFIEKNGLNHNNIGDTISDSYDVVVAKAESLALEPRLSRKQLIDKVSNLKNRFLDNELRKGGDRNDSLSFSNPHHQKVYQLSRMIWGTADTAVNEGNTIPVQSSDHNNATVKNNKANIQSMLKDYVSHHGLDLSWVEKSTKHALADRWLKFKEDECKYLSMKGKLESEMQSVKLNVYRKRFGRHY, from the coding sequence ATGGAGTATGAGGAAGCTGTAGTACCCGATTCCCAATCTGATTCTTCCGATTCCGACCAATCAATGCCTAATCAGACCACGGATTCCAAAGCCATGCCCTTGCCCACTCTCAAACTCTCCTCTAAGAAAGATTTGGATCTGATTAAAAATGAAAGATTGAAGAAGCAACTGGCCGATTCCAAAGCCATGCCACCCCCACCCCCTGTCAAGCTCCATACTACTCAGTCAGatttagagaagaagaagaagaagaaactggCTGATTGCGAAGCAATGCCTCCGCCCGGCCTCAAGCGGCCCAAACAGACTGTTTTGGATTTGTCCCAGGAAGCCACCACCGCAATTGGCTCTGTTTCGACCttggagaaaaagaagaagaagaagaagaaaaataagaagaagaatcaaGAGGATGCGGCTCTCGCAATTGATTCGAAACCCActtttaagaagaagaagaaaaagaaaaagaagaagagcaaGCATGATTTAATTTTGTCCATGATGGAGGATGGCAATGGAACTGTCTCGACatcgaaggagaagaagatgaagcaAGTACTGCAAGTGGCTGATAAAGCTGAGGCTGAAGCTGGAGTTGGAGTTGCAGATTCTTGTGATAGAGTATGGAGTGAATGTGATGAGATCTTTGTCTTACAGAACATTATTGAATTCATTGAAAAGAATGGTTTAAATCACAATAATATTGGCGACACCATCAGTGACTCGTACGATGTTGTTGTTGCAAAAGCGGAATCACTGGCACTCGAACCACGCCTATCACGGAAGCAGTTGATTGACAAAGTTTCTAATCTTAAGAATCGATTTCTAGACAATGAACTGAGAAAAGGTGGTGATCGTAACGATTCGTTAAGTTTCTCCAATCCTCATCACCAGAAAGTGTATCAACTTTCAAGGATGATTTGGGGTACTGCTGATACTGCTGTTAATGAAGGCAATACGATCCCAGTACAGAGCTCGGATCATAACAATGCTACGGTTAAGAATAATAAAGCTAATATTCAGTCCATGCTTAAGGATTATGTGTCTCACCATGGTTTAGATCTGAGTTGGGTTGAAAAATCCACCAAACATGCTTTGGCTGATAGGTGGTTGAAATTTAAGGAAGATGAGTGCAAATATTTGAGTATGAAAGGAAAACTCGAATCTGAGATGCAAAGTGTGAAACTTAATGTTTATAGGAAACGTTTTGGTCGTCACTATTGA